Below is a window of Aeromonas veronii DNA.
TGCACCAGTGAATGGCAAGACGATCATGAAATGCAAGAGCATTGCATTAAAAGCCAACGCGCAGCCAAGCGCAGTATAGAGATAAATTATTCAGGCAGCGCAGTATCTAAATGCAAAAGAGAGTGGGGCCTTGACTACGAAATGGTAGAGCACTGCCTCAGCGAACAATAACAACATTTACACCGGATGTTTATTATGGGATTCGATTTTAAAAACGCATCAGCAGCTGAGCGCAAGGCCGAATGCAAAAGAATCGCCGCCGAGGTTGGCGATGATATGTTTTTCACCAAGAAAGAGCTCAATCATTTACCAGAGATCCTTCTTGATGGTGAACGAGTAATATCATTTACATCCGGCCTCATGGATGGCAATACATGGTTAATAACACTGACGGACAAACGAGTCATTTTTTTAGACAAGGGCATTCTCTTCGGTCTAAAACAGGCCATCATCGACCTCGATAAGGTAAATGCTGTATCTGGTGAAACTGGCCTGCTATTGGGGAGCATCAGCATTCAGGATGGGGCCAATACTCGCACGATAAAAAATGTTCAGAAAAAAACAGTCGTCAACTTCACAAATAAAATCCGTGATGCCATAGAGACAAGAAAAAATCATGGCACTACTCAACCACATACCTCGAAACAATCAGATAACAATGATTTAATTTCTCAGCTTGAACGGCTCGCATCTCTTAAGGATAAAGGCGTGTTGACTCAAGATGAGTTCGAGCAACAAAAATCCAGATTACTTAATGCGTAGATTTGGCGGCATGCATTTGGTGTTTGTATGACCGTCCGCAAACTTGACGATGGCAAGCCAAAACTATGGCTGGCCGAAGTCTATCCTCAGGGGCGTGACGGCCCCCGCAAGCGCCGTCGCTTTGCCACCAAGGGCGAGGCGTTGGCGTGGGAGCGCTTCACCCTGGATGAGCATCAGGCCAAGCCGTGGCTGGGGCAAGAGGCGAAAGAGCAGCGCACCCTGCAAGACCTGATCGATCTCTGGTTCCGGCTGCATGGCCAGACCCTGAAGCGCCAGCATGTCAGGCTGGCCAAGCTGCAGATCATCTGCAGCGGCATGGGAAACCCGAAGGCGATCGATGTCACCCCCAAAATGTGGGCACATTACCGCGCCAAACGCATGGCGGGGGAGATCGACAACGGCTGGAATGTCGGAGCCAAAAAGGCCATCACCGCGCGCACGGTCAATCAGGAGCTGGCATTCATCAAGGCCGTGTTCGGGGAGCTGATCCGGCTGGGTGAGTGGCAGCACCCGCATCCATTGCAGACCGCCACCGCAGTAAAGACCCCCGATCCCGAGATGACCTTTCTGCAACAGTGGCAGATCGCCGATCTGCTCTCGGCGGCGCAGCGATATCCCAACCCTGATTTGGCGCTCATTATCAAAATCTGCCTGGCGACCGGCGCCCGCTGGCGTGAGGCCGAGGCGCTCACCACCTCGCAGGTCACCCCGTACCGCATCACCTATACCAACACCAAGGGCAACAAAAACCGGACGGTGCCGATCAGCAAAGCGCTTTACGATGAGCTGATGACGGGTAGCAAAAGCGGCCCGCTGTTCCAGCCTTGCTATCTGGATTTCGGCAGAGCGCTGAAAACAACCGGCATTGAACTGCCTGACGGTCAGCTGACCCACGTTCTGCGCCACACCTTCGCCAGCCACTTTATGATGAACGGCGGGAATATCCTGGTGCTACAAAAAATCCTTGGCCATGCGAACATTCGTGACACTATGCGCTATGCCCATTTTGCACCAGACCACCTGGAAGATGCCGCACGGTTAAATCCACTGGAGGCGTGGCGACAAAATGGCGGCACAGGTTAGGATTATTCACTTTTATTTCCCCCTATTCCCAACAGAGCACCTGAATATCAAGGGATCGAGCCGTCATGTCACACCTTAACTACAACCATCTCTACTATTTCTGGATGACTCAGAAGAAGGGCTCCGTTACCCAGGCAGCGGAAGCCCTTTTTTTGACCCCGCAAACGGTCACCGGCCAGATCAAGCTGCTGGAGCAGCGCCTCGGCGGCAAGCTGCTCAAGCGAAAGGGGCGCGCCCTCGAGGCGACCGAGCTGGGCCAGCTGGTGTTTCGTTATGCTGACAAGATGTTCAGCCTCTCCTACGAGATGCTCGATATCGTCAACTACCGCAAGGAGAGCCAGATCCTGTTCGATGTCGGCATCGCCGATGCCCTCTCCAAGCGCCTTGCCAGCCGCGTGCTGCTTTCTGTTATTCCGAATGATGGCTCCATCCACCTGCGCTGCTTCG
It encodes the following:
- a CDS encoding tyrosine-type recombinase/integrase — its product is MTVRKLDDGKPKLWLAEVYPQGRDGPRKRRRFATKGEALAWERFTLDEHQAKPWLGQEAKEQRTLQDLIDLWFRLHGQTLKRQHVRLAKLQIICSGMGNPKAIDVTPKMWAHYRAKRMAGEIDNGWNVGAKKAITARTVNQELAFIKAVFGELIRLGEWQHPHPLQTATAVKTPDPEMTFLQQWQIADLLSAAQRYPNPDLALIIKICLATGARWREAEALTTSQVTPYRITYTNTKGNKNRTVPISKALYDELMTGSKSGPLFQPCYLDFGRALKTTGIELPDGQLTHVLRHTFASHFMMNGGNILVLQKILGHANIRDTMRYAHFAPDHLEDAARLNPLEAWRQNGGTG
- a CDS encoding PH domain-containing protein: MGFDFKNASAAERKAECKRIAAEVGDDMFFTKKELNHLPEILLDGERVISFTSGLMDGNTWLITLTDKRVIFLDKGILFGLKQAIIDLDKVNAVSGETGLLLGSISIQDGANTRTIKNVQKKTVVNFTNKIRDAIETRKNHGTTQPHTSKQSDNNDLISQLERLASLKDKGVLTQDEFEQQKSRLLNA